The sequence GTGTGGGCAAGTCCACACTCCTTGGGCTGATTGCTGGCCAGATCAAACCCTCAAGTGGCGAGCTCACCGTCTTTGGTGAGACACCGTTTGACCGCGCCAGCGTGATGGACCGTGTTGTCTACGCTGGTATTGACGTGCCCTACCCCGGCTTTTGGACCATCAGCGATCTGCTTTCTGCCGCCGGGTCGCGCTACCCGCGGTGGGGCCGCGCCTACGCCAACACTCTGCTGACAGAGTTCGGCTTTAGCAACCGCCTGAGCACCCAGTATAAAGATCTCTCGCGCGGCGAGCGCTCCATGATCGGCATCGTGATCGGCCTGGCCGCGGGGTCAGAACTGACGCTTCTCGACGAACCCTACGTGGGCCTTGATGTGCATAACCGTCAGGTGTTCTACCACCACCTGCTGGAGGCCGCAGCTACTGGAGACCGCACATTCTTGCTAGCCACCCACCACATTGAGGAATCATCGAAGGTGCTGGATAGTTTCGCCATCCTGGGCCGTACTGGCGCGATCGACCAGCACTACCAGGTAGATAACCTTGCAGACGGGTACGTGATCGCCACCGCCCCCAACCTCCCTGAACTGCCGGGAATGTTAGCCCGGCGCAAAGAATCGGGTACTACTCGTGCCCTTGTGCCCCGCGAAATCGCTTTCGGCTTGGCACCATCGGTTCGCACACAGATTGCGGAGCTCGACGACGTGATCGTTGCCCTCCTGGAGGAGTCATGATGAATAAGCTCGTGATGAATAAGCCCACGTATCAGGACGATCATTGGTGGACGCCATCGAATTCGTTCCTGCCAACAGTGGCCGTCGTGGTCATTGGACTGCTTCTAGTGATCCAGTGGATAGCCAACCGGGCCGATA comes from Corynebacterium cystitidis and encodes:
- a CDS encoding ATP-binding cassette domain-containing protein, which translates into the protein MIIHAHNLAKHFGDNSVLRGLDLKIPHGGIHGLLGRNGVGKSTLLGLIAGQIKPSSGELTVFGETPFDRASVMDRVVYAGIDVPYPGFWTISDLLSAAGSRYPRWGRAYANTLLTEFGFSNRLSTQYKDLSRGERSMIGIVIGLAAGSELTLLDEPYVGLDVHNRQVFYHHLLEAAATGDRTFLLATHHIEESSKVLDSFAILGRTGAIDQHYQVDNLADGYVIATAPNLPELPGMLARRKESGTTRALVPREIAFGLAPSVRTQIAELDDVIVALLEES